In Panicum virgatum strain AP13 chromosome 4N, P.virgatum_v5, whole genome shotgun sequence, a single window of DNA contains:
- the LOC120668843 gene encoding uncharacterized protein LOC120668843: NIATPYHPQTSGQAEISNKQIKNILQNTVNEMGRGWKLKLPDALWAYRTAYKTPIGMSPYQLVYGKTCHLPIQLEHRAHWALRKWNMDLKIAGEYWKHQISELEEWRDKAYHSASIYKKQTKRWHDKRLKLKNFNPGDKVLLFNSRVKLFGHGKLRSKWQGPYHIIDTSPHGAITIQDDNGNAYKVNGQR, encoded by the coding sequence aacatcgcgactccgtatcaccctcagaccagcggtcaagcagaaatatctaacaagcaaatcaagaatattctgcagaataccgtgaatgagatggggaggggatggaagctgaaattaccggatgcactgtgggcataccgtacagcatataagacacccattggaatgtcaccctatcagcttgtctacgggaaaacttgccacttacccATACAGCTGGAGCACAGAGCGCATTGGGCTCTCCGGAAGTGGAATatggatcttaaaatagccgGAGAATACTGGAAGCATCAAATCTCGGAATTGGAAGAATGGAGAgacaaagcttatcatagtgcctcgaTTTACAAAAAAcaaaccaagagatggcatgataagcgattgaagcttaagaacttcaatcccggagacaaggtattgctctttaattccagggtcaagttatttggtcatgggaaactacgaagcaaatggcaaggaccgtatcacatcatcgacacatcaccacatggagccatcacgatacaagatgacaatggtaacgcctataaggtaaacggtcaacga